A genomic window from Triticum urartu cultivar G1812 chromosome 7, Tu2.1, whole genome shotgun sequence includes:
- the LOC125524211 gene encoding uncharacterized protein LOC125524211, translated as MEASSGPSRSSSQEPDGPCDGEDRLSALPDDLLLDVLARLPCAAAAARTEVLSRRWLGLWASLRQIVFRGVALPSLEAALGRVDLPLPAVSLIKIRVPIKQQRPHQPVPKGKEHWRDSAGVPIKQQRPHQPVPKGKEHWRDSAGVPINSLLRAAARLDPEKLDFRIPSGIIERALAVDLPCLPRATSIALNFSSLFSLAAVPAGAEFPALETLSLAQCTTNLDGLLACCPRLRTLRLSRAVFLDCIIRVVNSPLLQELVVECEARLTQRVVIVAPELKQLTTSFTAVVAVNITVLAPVVEKISWQCCYLGPCIVFGVWSLNKLRLQSAERQGEPTTLYIYACVDPSPFRAQVHNFRQEIQRHMVAAFSVFELHLTAKGHAFGAVVVHLLGMDRISTATRRLKVVLHRSELKEVCPTHCPCESPNWRSQAISLDALEELEFNGFDGADHEFDLLELILGCAPMLKRMIVKLSEEISASNDGCAKIVNIFKQACSSVECDVYHSSGIMYSSQNCPST; from the exons ATGGAGGCGAGCTCGGGGCCTAGCCGGAGTTCCAGCCAGGAGCCGGATGGCCCATGCGACGGAGAGGACCGCCTCAGCGCCCTCCCCGACGACCTGCTCCTCGACGTCCTCGCCCGCctcccctgcgccgccgccgccgcccgcaccgaAGTCCTCTCCCGCCGGTGGCTCGGCCTCTGGGCCAGCCTCCGCCAGATCGTCTTCCGCGGCGTGGCCCTCCCGTCGCTCGAGGCGGCGCTCGGCCGCGTCGATCTTCCCCTGCCCGCGGTTTCCCTCATCAAAATCCGCGTCCCCATCAAGCAGCAGCGTCCCCATCAACCCGTCCCCAAGGGCAAGGAGCACTGGAGAGACAGCGCCGGCGTCCCCATCAAGCAGCAGCGTCCCCATCAACCCGTCCCCAAGGGCAAGGAGCACTGGAGAGACAGCGCCGGCGTCCCCATCAACTCGCTGCTCCGCGCCGCCGCGCGGCTCGACCCGGAGAAGCTCGACTTCCGCATCCCCTCCGGCATAATCGAGCGTGCCCTCGCTGTCGACCTGCCTTGCTTGCCCCGCGCCACCTCCATCGCGCTCAACTTTTCCTCCCTCTTCTCCCTCGCCGCCGTGCCGGCCGGCGCCGAGTTCCCCGCACTCGAGACGCTGTCCCTGGCGCAATGCACCACCAACCTCGACGGCTTGCTCGCCTGCTGCCCGCGCTTGCGCACGCTCCGCCTCAGCAGGGCTGTGTTCCTTGACTGCATCATTAGGGTCGTCAACTCGCCTCTGCTGCAGGAGCTTGTCGTGGAATGCGAGGCCAGATTGACACAGCGTGTCGTCATTGTTGCTCCCGAGCTTAAGCAATTGACCACCTCATTTACAGCGGTGGTGGCGGTTAACATCACCGTCTTGGCGCCAGTGGTGGAGAAGATTTCATGGCAGTGCTGCTACTTGGGGCCGTGTATTGTGTTTGGTGTTTGGAGCCTCAACAAACTGCGGCTACAGTCGGCGGAGAGACAAGGAGAGCCAACGACGCTGTACATTTATGCCTGCGTC GACCCGTCTCCTTTTCGCGCTCAGGTGCACAACTTTAGGCAGGAGATACAGAGGCACATGGTTGCTGCCTTCTCCGTTTTCGAGCTGCATCTCACAGCCAAGGGGCATGCTTTCGGAGCGGTTGTGGTTCATCTCCTTGGGATGGATCGAATTAGTACTGCTACTCGGAGGCttaaggtcgtcctacatagatcAGAG TTGAAAGAAGTATGCCCGACACACTGTCCTTGTGAGTCTCCGAACTGGAGGTCCCAGGCTATCTCCTTGGATGCTCTCGAAGAATTGGAGTTCAATGGATTCGACGGAGCGGATCATGAGTTTGATTTATTGGAATTGATACTTGGATGTGCACCGATGCTAAAAAGAATGATTGTCAAGCTGTCCGAGGAGATCTCGGCAAGTAATGATGGATGTGCAAAGATAGTCAACATCTTCAAGCAGGCATGTTCTTCTGTGGAATGTGATGTTTATCACAGCTCGG GGATAATGTACAGCAGCCAAAATTGCCCTTCCACATGA